From the Candidatus Bathyarchaeota archaeon A05DMB-5 genome, one window contains:
- a CDS encoding 30S ribosomal protein S17e: MGNVRTEQIKRVAKELIRRFPNRFSNNFDENKRAVDTLVLGATTKVRNQIAGYITHAFAGAQTASPSSETSEEEEEE, translated from the coding sequence TTGGGAAATGTGCGTACAGAACAAATTAAACGAGTAGCCAAAGAGCTCATTAGACGTTTTCCCAATAGATTCTCAAACAATTTTGACGAAAATAAACGCGCGGTTGACACGCTCGTATTAGGCGCAACCACAAAAGTGAGAAACCAAATTGCAGGATACATAACACACGCCTTTGCCGGAGCTCAAACCGCTTCTCCGTCAAGCGAAACCTCTGAAGAAGAGGAAGAAGAATAA
- a CDS encoding TatD family hydrolase gives MMRFVDAHVHLSDEEYAKCIDEIISEAKNANVVALVSNSMDFKTSVESLRLAEKYEGMVYAALGVHPWNVQALTEEELQKTIELIYEQKANKMLVAIGEVGLDIKYEKIWDKQLKVFDEMLHLAEKLDLPVIIHSRGTTAKIVDMLPSYKVKKLLLHWFSNPISALAKAIEKGYYITEGPPAVYSNGIREVIRRAPLTNLLTETDGPVRFFKQPFNGERTTPAFIPAIVKAIAEIKKMDAVDVAEQIIKNFEVFFGVKLN, from the coding sequence ATGATGAGGTTCGTTGACGCTCATGTTCACTTGTCAGACGAAGAATACGCTAAATGCATAGATGAAATCATCAGCGAAGCCAAAAATGCCAACGTTGTCGCTTTAGTCTCTAACTCGATGGATTTTAAAACAAGCGTCGAAAGTCTAAGGCTGGCTGAAAAATACGAGGGGATGGTTTACGCTGCATTGGGTGTTCACCCGTGGAACGTGCAGGCTTTAACTGAAGAGGAACTTCAAAAAACGATAGAACTGATTTATGAGCAGAAAGCTAACAAGATGCTGGTTGCCATCGGCGAAGTAGGGTTAGACATCAAATACGAAAAGATATGGGATAAACAACTGAAAGTTTTTGACGAAATGCTACATCTGGCTGAAAAACTTGATTTACCAGTCATAATTCATTCTCGTGGCACGACAGCCAAAATTGTTGATATGCTGCCTTCCTATAAGGTTAAGAAATTGTTACTTCACTGGTTCAGCAACCCAATAAGCGCATTAGCTAAAGCCATTGAAAAAGGATACTATATCACCGAAGGTCCACCTGCAGTATATTCAAATGGCATACGCGAAGTTATCAGAAGAGCACCATTAACTAATTTGTTAACGGAAACTGACGGACCCGTGCGCTTTTTTAAACAGCCCTTTAACGGCGAAAGAACGACGCCCGCTTTTATTCCAGCAATTGTTAAAGCAATAGCAGAAATCAAAAAAATGGATGCTGTAGATGTTGCAGAGCAGATAATAAAGAATTTTGAAGTTTTCTTTGGAGTAAAGTTAAATTAG
- a CDS encoding histone: MVDLELAVAPMHRLCKKAGADRVSEAAAKALAKALDEIGVKIAKEALDFAMHAGRKTIKAEDIEIAAKKVMGK, encoded by the coding sequence ATGGTTGATTTAGAATTAGCTGTAGCCCCAATGCACAGATTATGTAAAAAGGCAGGAGCCGACCGCGTAAGCGAAGCAGCAGCAAAAGCCTTAGCCAAAGCGTTAGACGAGATTGGCGTGAAAATCGCCAAAGAAGCACTGGATTTTGCAATGCATGCTGGAAGAAAAACCATAAAAGCTGAAGACATTGAAATCGCCGCCAAAAAAGTTATGGGCAAATAA
- a CDS encoding 30S ribosomal protein S25e codes for MGGKKKLSLKQMERTQAKKDEEEKEKKEKKKEKAGPPKERKPLAISVPDVKNEKIVGELKKMPVLTPYAVATRFNIRISVAKDFLEQLEEEGVVQRVSGNHTIKIYKPVAD; via the coding sequence ATGGGCGGTAAGAAAAAGCTCAGCTTAAAACAGATGGAACGTACACAAGCGAAGAAGGACGAGGAAGAGAAAGAGAAGAAAGAAAAGAAAAAGGAAAAGGCAGGACCACCGAAAGAAAGAAAACCTCTCGCAATATCAGTTCCAGACGTGAAAAATGAGAAGATTGTTGGAGAATTAAAAAAGATGCCTGTCTTAACGCCTTATGCCGTGGCTACACGCTTTAACATAAGAATAAGCGTAGCGAAGGATTTTCTCGAGCAACTCGAAGAAGAAGGCGTTGTGCAGCGGGTTTCGGGAAACCACACGATAAAAATATACAAGCCAGTAGCAGATTAA
- a CDS encoding GTPase, with amino-acid sequence MQKIKVIIMGAAGRDFHNFNVYFRNNSAYEVVAFTATQIPGIEGRIYPAELAGPNYPNGIPIYPEEKLPELVRKYDVDQVVFAYSDVSHEYVMHKASIALASGADFRLMGPKTTMVKSKVPVVSVGAVRTGSGKSQTSRQAAKILKNMGLRVVAIRHPMPYGDLRKQVCQRFASYEDLDKHECTIEEREEYEPHIDNGIIVYAGVDYEKILHEAEQEADVIVWDGGNNDLPFYKPDLHIVVADPHRAGHELTYHPGETNLRMANVVIINKVDTANPENVRKVKENIKMVNPRAVILDAASPITADKPELIKGKKALAVEDGPTLTHGNMPYGAAAIIAQKLGAAELVDPKPYAVGSIKEAYKKYAHLGAILPALGYGGKQIAELKETIDKTPCDVVVIGTPIDLRRVMTINKPTVRVKYELKVLGPISLEQILTEFIQRTGKK; translated from the coding sequence ATGCAAAAAATCAAAGTTATTATAATGGGCGCGGCTGGCAGAGACTTCCACAACTTCAACGTCTACTTCAGAAACAACAGCGCCTACGAAGTTGTGGCTTTCACAGCCACGCAGATTCCAGGCATAGAAGGCAGAATATACCCTGCAGAGCTTGCCGGACCAAACTATCCTAACGGAATACCCATTTACCCAGAAGAGAAGCTTCCCGAGCTAGTGAGGAAATATGATGTTGACCAAGTTGTTTTTGCTTACAGTGATGTGTCACACGAGTATGTCATGCACAAAGCGTCGATTGCGCTGGCGAGCGGCGCAGACTTCCGACTGATGGGACCTAAAACTACAATGGTAAAGTCCAAAGTTCCCGTGGTTTCCGTGGGCGCTGTGAGAACAGGCTCTGGAAAAAGCCAAACTTCACGGCAAGCTGCAAAGATTTTGAAGAATATGGGCTTAAGAGTTGTGGCAATCAGACATCCAATGCCCTATGGCGATTTGAGAAAACAAGTTTGCCAACGTTTCGCTTCCTACGAAGATTTGGATAAACATGAATGCACAATTGAGGAAAGAGAAGAATATGAGCCGCATATAGACAATGGCATAATCGTTTACGCTGGGGTTGACTACGAAAAAATACTACACGAGGCGGAACAAGAAGCAGACGTCATAGTTTGGGACGGCGGCAACAACGACCTACCCTTCTACAAACCAGACTTGCACATAGTCGTGGCTGACCCGCACAGAGCAGGACACGAACTTACTTATCACCCAGGCGAGACTAACCTGCGAATGGCGAACGTCGTGATAATAAACAAGGTGGACACGGCGAACCCGGAAAATGTTAGGAAGGTTAAGGAAAACATCAAAATGGTTAATCCGCGAGCTGTCATTTTAGATGCGGCTTCGCCTATAACAGCCGACAAGCCTGAGTTAATCAAAGGAAAAAAGGCTTTGGCGGTGGAAGATGGTCCGACGTTGACTCATGGCAACATGCCTTATGGAGCAGCCGCAATCATAGCGCAGAAACTTGGAGCAGCCGAACTCGTTGACCCGAAACCATACGCGGTGGGTTCAATAAAAGAAGCCTACAAGAAATATGCGCATTTAGGAGCAATTCTTCCAGCGTTGGGTTACGGTGGAAAGCAAATAGCAGAACTCAAAGAAACAATTGACAAAACTCCATGCGATGTGGTCGTGATTGGCACGCCGATTGATTTAAGAAGAGTAATGACTATAAACAAGCCGACCGTAAGAGTGAAATACGAACTTAAGGTTCTTGGACCAATTTCGCTAGAACAAATTTTGACAGAGTTCATTCAAAGGACTGGTAAAAAATGA
- a CDS encoding DegT/DnrJ/EryC1/StrS aminotransferase family protein produces the protein MIPINAPQIGEEEIKAVVKVLKSGILTHGLGAGPMVTQFEKNFAAFMKAKHAIAMNTGTGALHSTLAAVGIKRGDEVILPSFTFVATAEAIVITGAKPVFVDIDPETYNISPEKIEKAITKNTKAIMPVDLYGLPANMKPIREIADKHGLKIIEDAAQAHGASYKGKPPGAFADAACWSFYASKNMTTGEGGMVTTNNDEIAETLRYMRSHGEKEKYQSLMLGHNYHMPEIEAAIGCVQLKKLPKFVAQRRENARRLTEKLKKSKKLQLPKEPEGYKHSWYLYTVRMKNAKRKQRDKIVEELKQKGIGAIVCYMNPIHLMPYYRRLGKYRLPETEKAANQVFSLPVHPGVTKEQIDFIATTVLHLLG, from the coding sequence ATGATTCCAATCAATGCTCCACAAATCGGAGAAGAAGAAATTAAAGCCGTCGTAAAAGTTCTAAAAAGCGGCATACTAACGCATGGGCTCGGCGCGGGTCCAATGGTCACACAATTTGAAAAAAACTTTGCCGCCTTCATGAAAGCAAAACACGCAATAGCCATGAACACAGGCACAGGCGCTTTGCATTCAACACTCGCCGCAGTAGGCATAAAACGTGGGGACGAAGTTATTCTGCCCAGCTTCACCTTTGTCGCCACCGCAGAAGCCATAGTAATCACCGGAGCAAAACCAGTTTTCGTCGACATTGACCCAGAAACCTACAATATTTCTCCAGAGAAAATTGAAAAAGCCATAACAAAAAATACAAAGGCAATAATGCCCGTGGACCTCTACGGTTTGCCAGCCAACATGAAACCAATAAGAGAAATTGCAGACAAGCACGGGTTAAAGATTATTGAAGACGCAGCCCAAGCCCACGGCGCAAGCTACAAGGGAAAACCGCCAGGCGCCTTCGCTGACGCTGCATGTTGGAGTTTCTACGCAAGCAAGAACATGACAACCGGAGAAGGCGGTATGGTGACTACTAACAATGACGAGATTGCAGAAACGTTACGGTATATGCGGAGTCATGGAGAAAAAGAAAAGTATCAATCGCTCATGCTTGGGCACAATTATCACATGCCAGAAATAGAAGCTGCCATAGGCTGCGTTCAACTCAAGAAACTGCCGAAGTTTGTGGCGCAGAGAAGAGAGAACGCACGGCGACTAACGGAAAAACTGAAAAAATCAAAGAAGTTACAGTTGCCGAAAGAGCCAGAAGGGTACAAGCACAGCTGGTATCTTTACACTGTAAGAATGAAAAACGCGAAACGAAAACAGAGAGACAAGATTGTTGAAGAGCTGAAGCAAAAAGGAATAGGTGCAATAGTTTGTTACATGAACCCAATACACCTCATGCCTTACTATCGCAGGCTCGGAAAATACCGACTTCCAGAAACAGAAAAAGCCGCAAACCAAGTGTTCTCATTACCAGTTCACCCGGGCGTCACAAAAGAGCAAATTGACTTCATAGCAACCACAGTTCTACATCTATTAGGCTAG
- a CDS encoding ParB N-terminal domain-containing protein, translated as MTHAVLTEKSNLKIALLPIDELKPHEKGSPIYLELLKQEILKDGVLKYPIIADEKTHVILDGMHRWLALKSLGYTRIPVILVDACNNPEIRVGKRRIHRYICNSDGQIPIEEVISAGLTGRLMKPRSTRHFFPFSKFQQINYPLDQLGKKAAKDVSEYLAKMTWQECNFAIKEWLKEIAEELEFLTKRKEEVEKEMAEFLNRVKNLNGNFQTF; from the coding sequence GTGACACACGCCGTCTTAACAGAAAAATCAAATTTGAAAATTGCTTTATTGCCCATTGACGAGTTGAAACCTCACGAGAAAGGTTCGCCAATCTATCTGGAATTGCTTAAACAAGAAATTCTAAAAGACGGTGTACTGAAATATCCAATAATCGCTGACGAAAAGACGCATGTTATTCTGGATGGGATGCATCGATGGCTTGCGCTTAAAAGCTTAGGCTACACGCGCATACCAGTAATACTTGTTGACGCTTGTAACAATCCAGAAATCCGCGTTGGAAAAAGACGCATTCACCGTTATATATGCAATTCAGACGGACAAATCCCTATTGAAGAAGTCATTTCAGCAGGACTCACCGGGCGCCTAATGAAACCGCGGTCAACTAGACACTTTTTTCCTTTCTCAAAATTCCAGCAAATCAACTATCCACTCGACCAATTAGGAAAAAAAGCCGCTAAAGATGTTTCTGAATATCTTGCGAAAATGACCTGGCAAGAATGCAATTTCGCCATTAAAGAATGGCTAAAAGAAATAGCGGAAGAGCTAGAGTTTCTAACAAAACGAAAAGAAGAAGTAGAAAAAGAAATGGCTGAATTCCTAAACAGAGTCAAAAACCTAAACGGCAATTTCCAAACTTTTTAA
- a CDS encoding TrpB-like pyridoxal phosphate-dependent enzyme yields MTQKNEHFTQLNPDEIPTSWYNIQADLPEPLSPPLDPTTMKPISPQLLERIFAKELILQEVSTERHIKIPEEVLEAYLRLPRPTPLYRAKRLENYLKTPAQIYFKCENFSPTGSHKTNTALAQAYYNKKQGIKRLVTETGAGQWGTALALSCIIFDLQCRIYMVRASYQQKPGRRIIAQLYGAEMFPSPSDQTNFGKKLLQENPNHPGTLGIAISEAIEDTVTHDDTRYSLGSVLNHVLMHQTIIGLEAKKQFEQIGVYPDVVCGCIGGGSNFAGFCFPFMMDRLKGKTNTEFVACESKAVPHTTKGTYTYDFGDTAEMTPLLKMLTLGHSYACPPIHAGGLRYHGMAPSISYLIHKGYMRSYAYNQTEIFQAAKLLAQTEGLIIAPETAHSLKYVVDEALKCKQTGEKKIIAMNYSGHGLLDLSAYEQFLAGKLVDYEPEKIEVPQIQLSQGRKSK; encoded by the coding sequence ATGACACAAAAAAACGAACATTTCACTCAACTAAACCCCGACGAAATCCCAACATCATGGTACAACATACAAGCCGACCTCCCCGAACCCTTGTCTCCACCACTAGACCCAACAACAATGAAACCCATAAGCCCACAACTGCTCGAAAGAATATTCGCAAAAGAACTAATACTCCAAGAAGTCTCAACAGAACGCCACATAAAAATACCGGAAGAAGTGCTCGAAGCATACCTTAGACTACCACGCCCAACACCCCTATACAGAGCCAAAAGACTTGAAAACTACTTGAAAACTCCAGCACAAATATACTTCAAATGCGAAAACTTCAGCCCCACAGGCAGCCACAAAACCAACACCGCCCTTGCGCAGGCATACTACAACAAAAAACAAGGAATCAAACGCTTAGTAACCGAAACCGGCGCCGGACAATGGGGCACCGCTTTGGCTTTGTCTTGTATAATTTTCGATTTACAGTGCCGCATATACATGGTACGCGCAAGTTATCAGCAAAAACCAGGACGAAGAATAATCGCGCAACTTTATGGAGCAGAAATGTTTCCATCACCAAGCGACCAAACAAACTTCGGTAAAAAACTCCTCCAAGAAAACCCAAACCATCCCGGAACGCTTGGCATAGCCATCAGCGAAGCAATCGAAGACACAGTCACTCACGACGACACACGCTATTCGCTGGGTTCAGTGCTGAATCACGTTCTCATGCACCAAACCATAATAGGATTAGAAGCCAAAAAACAATTCGAACAAATAGGCGTATACCCAGATGTGGTTTGCGGTTGCATAGGCGGCGGCTCCAACTTCGCAGGTTTCTGCTTTCCATTCATGATGGACAGACTTAAAGGCAAAACAAACACGGAATTCGTTGCATGTGAATCAAAGGCGGTTCCACACACAACCAAAGGCACATACACATACGATTTCGGCGACACAGCAGAAATGACGCCGCTCCTTAAGATGTTAACTTTAGGACACAGTTATGCTTGTCCACCTATTCATGCTGGCGGTTTAAGATATCATGGAATGGCGCCGTCAATATCCTACCTAATCCATAAGGGGTATATGCGCTCCTACGCCTACAATCAAACAGAGATTTTCCAAGCTGCCAAACTACTAGCCCAAACAGAAGGCTTAATTATAGCTCCAGAAACCGCTCACAGCCTAAAATATGTGGTGGACGAAGCCTTAAAATGCAAGCAAACAGGCGAAAAGAAAATCATCGCAATGAACTACAGCGGACACGGCTTACTGGACCTTTCAGCGTATGAACAATTCCTCGCTGGAAAACTCGTAGATTATGAACCAGAAAAAATTGAAGTGCCGCAAATTCAACTATCGCAAGGACGGAAAAGCAAGTGA
- a CDS encoding amino acid-binding protein, with amino-acid sequence MWNNIKKYLEDYPERLKVARVLVENGLSVKNGKIYLNEIQIPPVRIARVAGVDRRTVTETLNAINANRELRLIFEGLRSAGHSLKEIAKHLNLGVVEITPVDARIPGILANSAMTLAKSGLSIRQAIVDDPELSPEPKLTLIAERKIPGELIPELLKIHGIAKVSVY; translated from the coding sequence ATGTGGAACAACATCAAAAAATACCTAGAAGACTACCCAGAACGACTAAAAGTAGCACGCGTCTTGGTAGAGAACGGATTAAGTGTAAAAAACGGAAAAATCTATCTAAACGAAATCCAAATTCCGCCAGTGCGTATAGCACGCGTCGCGGGAGTAGACAGGCGCACAGTAACCGAAACACTGAACGCCATAAACGCAAACCGCGAACTTCGACTAATATTTGAAGGCTTAAGGTCTGCGGGACATTCACTGAAGGAAATTGCTAAACACCTAAACCTTGGAGTTGTCGAAATAACACCTGTCGACGCGCGAATACCGGGCATACTTGCAAATTCAGCCATGACTCTAGCAAAAAGCGGATTAAGCATTAGACAAGCAATTGTAGATGACCCGGAACTGTCGCCTGAACCAAAACTGACTCTAATTGCTGAAAGGAAAATTCCAGGAGAGCTAATTCCAGAACTTTTAAAGATACACGGTATTGCTAAGGTATCTGTATATTAA
- a CDS encoding CoB--CoM heterodisulfide reductase iron-sulfur subunit A family protein produces the protein MPKIGVYVCHCGLNIAGVVDVAKVVEYAKSLPDVVVAKNYTYMCSQPGQRMIQEDIKTQGLNRIVIATCSPRMHEETFRRAVAEARLNPYLLEIVNLREHVSWAHSDEPEKATEKAKDLVRMGVARARLLEPLEKMKVSVEKSVLVVGGGIAGIQSALDMADAGLRVYLVEKTPSIGGRMAQLDKTFPTLDCSACILTPKMVDVAKHPNIVLLTNSEVTFVKGFVGNYEVIIVKKPRYVDEKACVGCELCTKVCPVKIPDEFNEGLSETRAIQIYSPYAVPKVAIINPKHCLRLRFDKDVCGKCVQVCEAKAIKFDQQSETIQLKVGGIVIAVGSEVFDASEMAELGYGRCKNVISNIEFERLVNASGPTGGKIVCPSDGKTPKTVVFVQCVGSRDKRFHEYCCRVGCMATLKQAILTREHLGRDVNIYVCFNDMRAFGKGYDEFYRRARDLDINFVAGLPSDIRYDSNGALHFDVYDKGTNKLLELRPDLVVLANGLVPNKDLEKIGELFHVSRSADGFLLEAHPKLRPLESAVSGIFLAGACQGPKDIPDTVAQASGVAAKVIDLLASGEIELEPLKAVVDEDMCSGCRICESVCPFLAVEIKTEKVGDKEKLKAEVVEAMCQGCGLCVAACPTSAIKMRHYTDEQVLAQIQAACAEKKAKEGGD, from the coding sequence ATGCCTAAGATAGGCGTTTATGTATGCCACTGCGGTTTAAACATTGCCGGCGTTGTTGATGTAGCGAAGGTTGTTGAATACGCTAAAAGCTTACCGGATGTTGTAGTTGCAAAAAATTATACTTACATGTGCTCTCAACCTGGACAACGCATGATTCAAGAGGATATCAAGACTCAAGGTCTTAATAGAATTGTTATTGCTACTTGTTCACCGAGGATGCATGAGGAAACCTTTCGGAGAGCAGTTGCAGAAGCAAGATTGAATCCCTACTTGCTTGAAATTGTCAATTTGCGCGAGCACGTTTCTTGGGCCCATAGCGACGAACCAGAGAAAGCAACTGAAAAAGCCAAAGACCTCGTGCGGATGGGTGTGGCACGCGCAAGGCTTTTGGAGCCTTTGGAAAAAATGAAAGTTAGTGTTGAAAAGAGTGTTTTGGTGGTGGGCGGTGGCATCGCGGGTATTCAATCAGCGCTTGACATGGCTGATGCTGGCTTGAGGGTTTATCTTGTGGAGAAAACTCCGAGTATTGGCGGTCGCATGGCGCAGTTGGATAAGACTTTCCCAACTCTTGATTGTAGCGCGTGTATTTTGACGCCTAAGATGGTTGATGTTGCTAAGCATCCAAATATAGTGTTGTTGACGAATTCCGAGGTCACGTTTGTTAAAGGTTTTGTTGGCAATTATGAAGTTATAATTGTCAAGAAGCCTCGTTATGTCGATGAGAAAGCATGTGTGGGTTGTGAACTTTGCACAAAAGTTTGCCCTGTTAAAATTCCTGATGAATTCAACGAAGGCTTAAGTGAAACTCGAGCAATTCAAATCTATTCGCCTTATGCTGTACCGAAAGTTGCCATTATCAACCCGAAGCATTGCTTGCGATTGCGATTTGATAAGGATGTTTGCGGAAAATGTGTACAAGTGTGCGAAGCTAAAGCCATAAAGTTTGATCAGCAATCGGAAACTATACAGCTTAAAGTAGGCGGCATAGTAATAGCAGTTGGCTCTGAAGTTTTTGATGCTTCTGAAATGGCTGAGTTAGGTTATGGACGCTGTAAAAACGTAATATCAAACATTGAATTTGAGAGGCTTGTCAACGCGTCTGGACCAACTGGAGGAAAGATTGTTTGCCCAAGTGATGGTAAAACGCCTAAAACTGTAGTCTTTGTTCAGTGTGTTGGTTCTCGTGACAAACGTTTTCATGAATATTGTTGCCGGGTAGGATGCATGGCGACCCTTAAGCAGGCGATTTTGACGCGAGAACATTTGGGCAGGGATGTTAACATTTACGTTTGTTTTAATGACATGCGGGCTTTCGGTAAGGGATATGACGAATTTTATAGGCGAGCGAGAGATTTGGACATTAACTTTGTTGCTGGTTTGCCGTCAGACATACGATATGATTCGAATGGTGCATTGCACTTTGATGTTTATGATAAGGGAACGAATAAACTCTTGGAACTACGTCCAGATTTGGTTGTTCTGGCTAATGGACTTGTTCCAAACAAAGACCTTGAAAAAATAGGCGAACTATTCCATGTCTCACGCAGCGCTGACGGTTTCTTGTTGGAAGCGCACCCAAAACTGCGTCCTTTGGAAAGCGCTGTTAGCGGAATATTCTTGGCAGGTGCATGTCAAGGCCCAAAAGATATTCCGGACACAGTAGCACAAGCAAGTGGTGTGGCAGCGAAAGTTATTGATTTGCTGGCCAGTGGGGAGATTGAGCTTGAACCATTGAAGGCTGTTGTTGACGAGGACATGTGTAGTGGCTGCCGCATTTGCGAATCGGTTTGCCCATTTCTTGCAGTTGAAATTAAAACTGAAAAGGTAGGTGACAAAGAAAAACTTAAGGCTGAAGTTGTTGAAGCTATGTGCCAAGGTTGCGGCTTGTGCGTAGCCGCTTGTCCAACAAGTGCCATTAAAATGAGACATTACACGGATGAGCAAGTTTTGGCGCAGATTCAAGCGGCTTGTGCTGAAAAGAAAGCGAAAGAAGGAGGCGATTAA
- a CDS encoding CoB--CoM heterodisulfide reductase iron-sulfur subunit B family protein, protein MKVVVFWGCRILTSQFAYEMSVRETFPKLDVELVDLSETNCCGDPVKSMNDFAANYLAARILALANNTGLEHLLVPCNRCHFVISEAKNIMAKNDDVSKKVGELLKEEGLIYNPDIKIWHTIDFLHDLIGLKSIKKAVRKPLKDLKLATHVGCQIIRYSELGRVDDAENPQKLDELVNELGAKSIDYAEKLDCCGANLMHSHVDSALSLAGTKLASVQSYDVDGLVVSCPDCGLMFDFKQKDAATTAGVKLELPVVYYTQLLGLALGVEQEKIGLHLNQSPIDKLLSKVSA, encoded by the coding sequence TTGAAAGTCGTCGTTTTTTGGGGCTGCAGAATACTAACAAGCCAGTTTGCCTATGAAATGTCTGTTCGAGAGACATTTCCTAAGCTTGATGTGGAACTTGTGGATTTAAGCGAAACTAATTGTTGTGGAGACCCAGTTAAGAGCATGAATGATTTTGCAGCCAATTATTTAGCAGCACGGATTTTAGCCTTGGCAAATAACACCGGCTTGGAACATTTACTTGTTCCATGTAATCGCTGCCACTTTGTCATTTCAGAAGCAAAAAATATCATGGCAAAAAATGATGACGTTAGTAAAAAAGTTGGCGAACTTTTGAAGGAAGAAGGCTTAATTTACAATCCTGACATTAAGATTTGGCACACAATTGATTTTCTTCATGATTTGATTGGTTTGAAAAGCATTAAGAAAGCCGTAAGGAAACCGCTTAAGGATTTGAAGTTGGCGACGCATGTAGGTTGCCAAATTATTCGTTACAGTGAGTTGGGAAGAGTGGATGATGCAGAGAATCCGCAAAAACTTGATGAACTAGTAAATGAATTAGGAGCAAAATCCATAGACTATGCAGAGAAACTGGATTGTTGTGGCGCTAATTTGATGCACAGCCATGTTGATTCTGCACTTTCACTGGCGGGCACCAAACTTGCTTCAGTTCAAAGTTATGATGTGGATGGATTAGTTGTTTCTTGCCCCGATTGTGGTTTGATGTTTGATTTTAAACAGAAGGATGCTGCAACTACGGCTGGTGTAAAGCTTGAATTGCCAGTGGTTTATTATACGCAACTACTTGGACTAGCGCTGGGCGTTGAGCAAGAAAAAATTGGTTTGCACCTTAACCAAAGCCCAATAGATAAACTTCTTTCGAAAGTTTCGGCTTAA